In one Drosophila pseudoobscura strain MV-25-SWS-2005 chromosome X, UCI_Dpse_MV25, whole genome shotgun sequence genomic region, the following are encoded:
- the LOC26533784 gene encoding heparan sulfate 2-O-sulfotransferase pipe-like, giving the protein MLNLDLDPFRPFNSPLAVQIAKRRVETEFAVVGTWEETNITLAVLEHYIPRYFARATMIYKIYQDSIINRNRNNRKPHVDADVRAMVRRNFTHEYDFYYFCKQRLYMQYIALKRTELERYSHP; this is encoded by the exons ATGCTCAACCTTGACCTTGACCCTTTCAGGCCCTTTAACTCGCCCCTGGCCGTTCAGATAGCCAAGCGTAGAGTCGAAACTGAGTTCGCTGTGGTGGGCACTTGGGAGGAGACAAATATCACCTTAGCCGTGCTGGAGCACTATATACCCCGATATTTCGCTCGTGCCACAATGATCTATAAGA TCTATCAGGACAGTATAATAAATCGCAATCGGAACAATCGCAAGCCCcatgtggatgcggatgtcCGGGCTATGGTCAGGCGAAACTTTACCCATGAGTATGACTTCTACTACTTCTGCAAGCAGCGTCTCTATATGCAGTATATCGCCCTGAAACGCACAGAGTTGGAGCGTTACTCACATCCATAA
- the LOC6900249 gene encoding heparan sulfate 2-O-sulfotransferase pipe-like, whose amino-acid sequence MGFYCKEVELIERSSFSPFNSPTAVQMAKEHVERDYAVVGSWEDTNITLTVLERYIPRFFRGAKLMYEMNNNKIVNRNKNKRKPFIEPEVKAMIRRNFTNEYEFYYFCKQRLYKQYLALNLNELERHGLLN is encoded by the exons ATGGGTTTCTACTGCAAGGAAGTAGAGCTAATAGAGCGCTCATCTTTTAGTCCCTTCAATTCGCCGACTGCCGTGCAAATGGCCAAGGAGCATGTGGAACGGGACTATGCAGTCGTGGGAAGCTGGGAGGACACGAACATTACATTGACCGTCCTCGAGCGCTATATCCCGCGATTCTTTCGCGGCGCCAAGCTGATGTACGAGA TGAACAATAACAAGATCGTCAATCGGAACAAGAACAAACGAAAGCCGTTCATAGAGCCCGAGGTGAAGGCTATGATACGCAGGAATTTCACGAATGAGTACGAGTTCTATTACTTCTGCAAGCAGCGTCTGTACAAGCAGTACTTGGCCCTCAACCTCAACGAACTGGAAAGGCATGGTCTTCTGAATTAG
- the fal gene encoding deoxynucleoside triphosphate triphosphohydrolase SAMHD1 homolog isoform X3: MPATTTTVAPASSPAFSTPMLIEDEVHGVIELPSHIQEIVEHPLFQRLKKIHQLGLVAWVIAPHANQKRYDHCLGTYKSAQEHLRAIERNSKYETKLPDWCRKAVEIAALLHDIGHGPMSHAWEKASHNKFNHEENALDCVDRIFNDARHPELVALRDEGSGRGVRLIKALILGDTEYLNFPMMGHAYIFDIVHNNRCGLDVDKWDYLRRDNKRLKILGPEEMDFDNIFLKSRISQDGQRIEYRYDDYHRIYTLFAARARLHVEAYQHPKNAAAEKIFVDLVQRLAPQMFDLRSKDAGWLNLDDDHILEMVKNDPMAAYIREPQRVVELPSLDCLGANALPVSRIIEGPGSTMKPDKAFALYGDKRKKRKINRCLSATTFNKCFTLE, translated from the exons atgccagcaacaacaacaactgttgCACCAGCAAGCTCCCCTGCATTCAGTACTCCC ATGCTTATCGAAGATGAGGTGCACGGAGTTATTGAGCTGCCGAGCCACATACAGGAGATTGTGGAGCACCCGCTGTTTCAACGCCTGAAGAAGATTCATCAGCTAGGCCTAGTGGCGTGGGTGATAGCACCACATGCTAATCAGAAACGCTACGATCATTGTTTGGG CACCTACAAAAGCGCCCAGGAGCACTTGAGAGCCATTGAGCGCAACTCTAAATATGAGACTAAGCTGCCCGATTGGTGTCGAAAGGCGGTAGAGATAGCAGCTCTCCTGCACGACATCGGTCACGGACCGATGTCGCATGCCTGGGAAAAAGCTTCCCATAACAAATTCAAT CACGAGGAAAATGCTCTGGACTGCGTGGATCGCATATTCAATGATGCCCGCCACCCGGAGCTTGTGGCTTTGCGGGATGAAGGTAGTGGCCGTGGAGTACGGCTAATAAAGGCATTAATATTGGGCGACACTGAGTACCTGAACTTTCCAATGATGGGGCATGCCTACATCTTTGACATCGTGCACAATAATCGCTGCGGCTTGGATGTGGACAAGTGGGACTACCTCCGACGCGACAACAAACGCCTCAAAATACTCGGCCCTGAAGAGATGGACTTTGATAATATATTTCTTAAATCACGCATATCACAGGACGGCCAACGTATTGAGTATCGTTATGATGACTATCATCGCATCTATACTTTGTTCGCGGCACGAGCGCGTCTCCATGTTGAGGCCTATCAGCATCCAAAAAATGCAGCTGCAGAAAAGATCTTCGTGGATTTGGTACAGCGTCTGGCGCCGCAGATGTTTGACCTTCGATCCAAGGACGCTGGCTGGTTGAATCTGGATGATGACCATATCCTGGAGATGGTCAAAAATGATCCAATGGCCGCATATATCCGTGAGCCTCAACGCGTTGTCGAACTGCCATCTCTCGATTGTTTAGGTGCCAATGCCTTACCCGTTAGCAGAATCATCGAGGGACCTGGCAGTACTATGAAGCCCGATAAGGCTTTCGCTTTGTATGGCGATAAGCG cAAGAAGCGTAAAATCAATCGATGTCTGAGTGCAACAACATTCAACAAGTGCTTTACATTAGAATGA
- the fal gene encoding deoxynucleoside triphosphate triphosphohydrolase SAMHD1 homolog isoform X1, with product MSASLILSGDYRDHGAQQPCQQQQQLLHQQAPLHSVLPYMLIEDEVHGVIELPSHIQEIVEHPLFQRLKKIHQLGLVAWVIAPHANQKRYDHCLGTYKSAQEHLRAIERNSKYETKLPDWCRKAVEIAALLHDIGHGPMSHAWEKASHNKFNHEENALDCVDRIFNDARHPELVALRDEGSGRGVRLIKALILGDTEYLNFPMMGHAYIFDIVHNNRCGLDVDKWDYLRRDNKRLKILGPEEMDFDNIFLKSRISQDGQRIEYRYDDYHRIYTLFAARARLHVEAYQHPKNAAAEKIFVDLVQRLAPQMFDLRSKDAGWLNLDDDHILEMVKNDPMAAYIREPQRVVELPSLDCLGANALPVSRIIEGPGSTMKPDKAFALYGDKRKKRKINRCLSATTFNKCFTLE from the exons ATGTCCGCCAGCCTTATACTTTCCGGGGACTACCGTGACCATGGCGCCCAACAACCatgccagcaacaacaacaactgttgCACCAGCAAGCTCCCCTGCATTCAGTACTCCCGTAT ATGCTTATCGAAGATGAGGTGCACGGAGTTATTGAGCTGCCGAGCCACATACAGGAGATTGTGGAGCACCCGCTGTTTCAACGCCTGAAGAAGATTCATCAGCTAGGCCTAGTGGCGTGGGTGATAGCACCACATGCTAATCAGAAACGCTACGATCATTGTTTGGG CACCTACAAAAGCGCCCAGGAGCACTTGAGAGCCATTGAGCGCAACTCTAAATATGAGACTAAGCTGCCCGATTGGTGTCGAAAGGCGGTAGAGATAGCAGCTCTCCTGCACGACATCGGTCACGGACCGATGTCGCATGCCTGGGAAAAAGCTTCCCATAACAAATTCAAT CACGAGGAAAATGCTCTGGACTGCGTGGATCGCATATTCAATGATGCCCGCCACCCGGAGCTTGTGGCTTTGCGGGATGAAGGTAGTGGCCGTGGAGTACGGCTAATAAAGGCATTAATATTGGGCGACACTGAGTACCTGAACTTTCCAATGATGGGGCATGCCTACATCTTTGACATCGTGCACAATAATCGCTGCGGCTTGGATGTGGACAAGTGGGACTACCTCCGACGCGACAACAAACGCCTCAAAATACTCGGCCCTGAAGAGATGGACTTTGATAATATATTTCTTAAATCACGCATATCACAGGACGGCCAACGTATTGAGTATCGTTATGATGACTATCATCGCATCTATACTTTGTTCGCGGCACGAGCGCGTCTCCATGTTGAGGCCTATCAGCATCCAAAAAATGCAGCTGCAGAAAAGATCTTCGTGGATTTGGTACAGCGTCTGGCGCCGCAGATGTTTGACCTTCGATCCAAGGACGCTGGCTGGTTGAATCTGGATGATGACCATATCCTGGAGATGGTCAAAAATGATCCAATGGCCGCATATATCCGTGAGCCTCAACGCGTTGTCGAACTGCCATCTCTCGATTGTTTAGGTGCCAATGCCTTACCCGTTAGCAGAATCATCGAGGGACCTGGCAGTACTATGAAGCCCGATAAGGCTTTCGCTTTGTATGGCGATAAGCG cAAGAAGCGTAAAATCAATCGATGTCTGAGTGCAACAACATTCAACAAGTGCTTTACATTAGAATGA
- the fal gene encoding deoxynucleoside triphosphate triphosphohydrolase SAMHD1 homolog isoform X2 yields the protein MCRFFKFFKPIFLNQSICRLLPFRLCHSTDWDYCNKLMLIEDEVHGVIELPSHIQEIVEHPLFQRLKKIHQLGLVAWVIAPHANQKRYDHCLGTYKSAQEHLRAIERNSKYETKLPDWCRKAVEIAALLHDIGHGPMSHAWEKASHNKFNHEENALDCVDRIFNDARHPELVALRDEGSGRGVRLIKALILGDTEYLNFPMMGHAYIFDIVHNNRCGLDVDKWDYLRRDNKRLKILGPEEMDFDNIFLKSRISQDGQRIEYRYDDYHRIYTLFAARARLHVEAYQHPKNAAAEKIFVDLVQRLAPQMFDLRSKDAGWLNLDDDHILEMVKNDPMAAYIREPQRVVELPSLDCLGANALPVSRIIEGPGSTMKPDKAFALYGDKRKKRKINRCLSATTFNKCFTLE from the exons ATGCTTATCGAAGATGAGGTGCACGGAGTTATTGAGCTGCCGAGCCACATACAGGAGATTGTGGAGCACCCGCTGTTTCAACGCCTGAAGAAGATTCATCAGCTAGGCCTAGTGGCGTGGGTGATAGCACCACATGCTAATCAGAAACGCTACGATCATTGTTTGGG CACCTACAAAAGCGCCCAGGAGCACTTGAGAGCCATTGAGCGCAACTCTAAATATGAGACTAAGCTGCCCGATTGGTGTCGAAAGGCGGTAGAGATAGCAGCTCTCCTGCACGACATCGGTCACGGACCGATGTCGCATGCCTGGGAAAAAGCTTCCCATAACAAATTCAAT CACGAGGAAAATGCTCTGGACTGCGTGGATCGCATATTCAATGATGCCCGCCACCCGGAGCTTGTGGCTTTGCGGGATGAAGGTAGTGGCCGTGGAGTACGGCTAATAAAGGCATTAATATTGGGCGACACTGAGTACCTGAACTTTCCAATGATGGGGCATGCCTACATCTTTGACATCGTGCACAATAATCGCTGCGGCTTGGATGTGGACAAGTGGGACTACCTCCGACGCGACAACAAACGCCTCAAAATACTCGGCCCTGAAGAGATGGACTTTGATAATATATTTCTTAAATCACGCATATCACAGGACGGCCAACGTATTGAGTATCGTTATGATGACTATCATCGCATCTATACTTTGTTCGCGGCACGAGCGCGTCTCCATGTTGAGGCCTATCAGCATCCAAAAAATGCAGCTGCAGAAAAGATCTTCGTGGATTTGGTACAGCGTCTGGCGCCGCAGATGTTTGACCTTCGATCCAAGGACGCTGGCTGGTTGAATCTGGATGATGACCATATCCTGGAGATGGTCAAAAATGATCCAATGGCCGCATATATCCGTGAGCCTCAACGCGTTGTCGAACTGCCATCTCTCGATTGTTTAGGTGCCAATGCCTTACCCGTTAGCAGAATCATCGAGGGACCTGGCAGTACTATGAAGCCCGATAAGGCTTTCGCTTTGTATGGCGATAAGCG cAAGAAGCGTAAAATCAATCGATGTCTGAGTGCAACAACATTCAACAAGTGCTTTACATTAGAATGA